A stretch of the Candidatus Baltobacteraceae bacterium genome encodes the following:
- the alr gene encoding alanine racemase, with amino-acid sequence MIGAVRIDTAALQANAQALRELVGPHHAAFVVKGNAYGHGMVETALAIERLAVKVCVYAVDEALELRDGGITAPILILGPVPPERLGEAMRADAEIALWDTGAFVRDVAAAAAAAQTRAKVHVKINTGLNRLGLQAEDLPDAVEAYGHIASLEVAGIFSHLAAAEELDSPFTMHQLERFNAAYAHAEPTLASFGAKPIRHIAASAAAMLWPQTRLDLSRFGIALYGLWPSAQTRAAMDGANVPLFPALSYQSELVVVRTIEAGEPVGYGTTFHAPRQMRIGVVPLGYADGIPRALSNKGAVLVEGARCPIVGRIGMNMLSIDLSHAPGAQAASTVTLIGRDGDEEITVDDWAIWSDTINYEIVTRLPPTLTREFI; translated from the coding sequence ATGATCGGCGCGGTCCGCATCGACACGGCGGCGCTGCAGGCGAACGCGCAAGCGCTGCGCGAGCTGGTGGGCCCGCATCACGCGGCGTTCGTGGTCAAGGGCAACGCCTACGGGCACGGCATGGTCGAGACGGCGCTCGCGATCGAACGGCTTGCGGTCAAGGTGTGCGTCTACGCCGTCGATGAAGCACTCGAACTGCGCGACGGCGGCATCACCGCGCCCATTTTGATTCTCGGGCCGGTACCGCCCGAACGGCTCGGCGAGGCGATGCGTGCAGATGCGGAGATCGCGCTCTGGGATACCGGAGCCTTCGTACGCGACGTCGCCGCAGCCGCGGCTGCAGCGCAGACCCGCGCGAAGGTGCACGTGAAGATCAACACCGGGCTCAACCGGCTCGGCTTGCAGGCGGAGGATCTGCCCGACGCGGTGGAAGCGTACGGTCACATCGCCAGCCTCGAGGTCGCCGGCATCTTTTCGCATCTTGCCGCCGCCGAAGAACTCGACTCCCCGTTCACGATGCACCAGCTCGAACGGTTCAATGCGGCCTACGCGCACGCTGAACCGACGCTCGCGTCATTCGGCGCCAAACCGATTCGCCACATCGCCGCTTCGGCCGCCGCAATGCTTTGGCCGCAGACGCGACTCGATCTCTCGCGCTTCGGCATCGCCCTCTACGGCCTGTGGCCCTCGGCGCAAACGCGCGCGGCGATGGACGGCGCAAATGTACCGCTGTTTCCCGCGCTTTCGTATCAGTCGGAACTGGTGGTGGTGCGCACGATCGAGGCCGGCGAGCCGGTGGGCTACGGCACGACCTTTCACGCGCCGCGCCAGATGCGTATCGGCGTCGTACCGCTCGGCTACGCCGACGGCATCCCGCGCGCGCTTTCGAATAAAGGCGCGGTACTGGTCGAAGGCGCGCGATGCCCGATCGTCGGGCGCATCGGCATGAACATGCTCAGCATCGATCTCAGTCACGCACCCGGTGCGCAAGCCGCTTCAACGGTAACGCTGATCGGGCGCGACGGGGACGAAGAGATCACGGTCGATGACTGGGCAATCTGGTCGGATACGATCAATTACGAGATCGTCACGCGGCTGCCGCCGACACTCACGCGCGAATTTATTTGA
- a CDS encoding citrate/2-methylcitrate synthase has translation MSTGLVVDRGLEGVVVGSTVLSNVEGQIGRLTYRGYDIDDLAPNVTFEEVAHLLLLGHLPNAKELEEFKRELASRRALPGPLLTAMQTVPKTAWPMDVLRTVVSGLALFVPVNNHGEHVSDVHSAIELIAKMPTIVAAWDRIRRGLDPIEPRTDLSDAGNFLYMRTGKVPAAVEEDAIDTYLVLLADHSYNASTFSARVTASTRADIYASVTSALATLTGDLHGGAASATYTNLVAIGSPEKAEKFVHDEIAKHNRIMGMGHREYRVRDPRAKHLEAIAKDLSAHSGSKWYPIARELETQSQRILAEEHPDRKIYANVDFYTAPVLADLGIPGDEFTCLFACGRVAGWTAHILEQLHDNRLIRPQATYSGPPPGPFVPIASRQ, from the coding sequence ATGTCTACTGGTTTGGTTGTCGATCGCGGTCTCGAGGGCGTCGTGGTCGGATCCACCGTTCTTAGTAATGTCGAAGGCCAGATCGGCCGTCTGACATATCGCGGCTACGACATCGACGACCTCGCGCCAAACGTGACGTTTGAAGAAGTCGCGCATCTTCTGCTATTGGGCCATCTCCCGAACGCCAAAGAATTGGAAGAATTCAAGCGCGAACTCGCGTCTCGGCGCGCGCTTCCGGGACCGTTGCTGACCGCAATGCAGACGGTGCCGAAGACGGCATGGCCGATGGACGTGCTGCGCACGGTCGTCAGCGGACTCGCGCTCTTCGTGCCGGTCAACAATCACGGCGAACATGTCTCCGACGTGCACAGCGCGATCGAACTCATTGCCAAGATGCCGACGATCGTCGCGGCATGGGATCGCATCCGTCGCGGGCTCGACCCGATCGAGCCGCGCACCGATCTCTCGGATGCGGGAAACTTCCTGTACATGCGCACGGGCAAAGTGCCGGCGGCGGTAGAGGAGGACGCGATCGACACCTATCTCGTGCTGCTCGCCGATCACTCGTACAACGCCTCGACGTTTTCGGCGCGGGTGACGGCCTCGACGCGGGCCGACATCTATGCCAGCGTCACCTCGGCGCTCGCCACGCTTACCGGCGATCTCCACGGCGGCGCCGCGAGCGCGACGTACACGAACCTCGTCGCCATCGGCTCGCCCGAGAAGGCCGAGAAGTTCGTCCACGACGAGATCGCCAAACACAATCGCATCATGGGCATGGGCCATCGCGAGTACCGGGTGCGCGACCCGCGCGCCAAGCATCTCGAGGCGATCGCCAAAGATCTTTCCGCGCACAGCGGATCGAAGTGGTATCCGATCGCGCGTGAACTCGAAACGCAGAGTCAGCGCATTCTCGCCGAAGAGCATCCGGATCGCAAGATTTACGCCAACGTCGATTTCTACACCGCGCCGGTTCTGGCTGATTTGGGCATCCCGGGCGATGAGTTCACGTGTCTATTCGCGTGCGGACGAGTCGCCGGCTGGACCGCGCACATCCTCGAGCAACTGCACGACAATCGTCTGATTCGCCCGCAAGCCACGTACAGCGGGCCGCCTCCGGGACCGTTCGTCCCGATCGCATCGCGCCAATGA
- a CDS encoding D-alanine--D-alanine ligase, translating into MKAKIAVVMGGSSAEREISISTGSGVMRALQSLGYDAQSLDYDLRFVDAIREIAPDAVFNALHGPGGEDGQVQALLDFLAIPYTGSGVEAAAIAMDKHLTKKLLAAEGLPTAAWDLFDLSGGTLPLLPGSLDLPLVIKPRFEGSAIGVTIVRTHEQWTNAMLAAAKNYAQIMAEEYLDGREFTVAILGEEALPVIEIIPNQDEFYTFEAKYGPGGSTHVVPARIDEDLAARLQMIALSVHRLLGLRDYSRTDFIVTKEGRPQILEINTLPGLTPTSLVPDACGSVGISYEALVDRLVGYALARRDVRDVA; encoded by the coding sequence ATGAAAGCTAAGATCGCCGTTGTCATGGGCGGCTCGAGCGCCGAGCGCGAGATTTCGATCTCGACCGGATCGGGCGTGATGCGCGCGCTGCAGTCGCTCGGCTACGACGCGCAATCGCTCGACTACGATCTGCGCTTCGTCGATGCGATCCGCGAGATCGCACCCGACGCGGTCTTCAACGCGCTGCACGGACCGGGCGGCGAGGACGGGCAAGTGCAGGCGCTGCTCGATTTCCTCGCGATTCCCTACACCGGCAGCGGCGTCGAGGCAGCAGCGATCGCGATGGATAAACATCTCACCAAGAAGTTGCTCGCCGCCGAAGGTTTGCCGACCGCCGCGTGGGATCTCTTCGATCTCTCGGGCGGCACGTTGCCGCTGCTCCCGGGCTCGCTGGATTTGCCGCTGGTGATCAAGCCGCGCTTCGAAGGCAGTGCGATCGGCGTGACGATCGTGCGCACGCACGAGCAGTGGACGAACGCCATGCTCGCCGCCGCCAAGAATTACGCGCAGATCATGGCCGAGGAGTATTTGGACGGACGCGAATTCACCGTCGCGATCTTGGGCGAAGAGGCGCTGCCGGTGATCGAGATCATTCCGAATCAAGACGAGTTCTACACGTTCGAAGCCAAATACGGTCCGGGGGGCAGCACGCACGTCGTGCCGGCGCGGATCGACGAAGATCTGGCGGCACGGTTGCAGATGATCGCGCTCTCGGTGCACCGGCTGCTCGGGCTGCGCGACTACTCGCGCACCGATTTCATCGTGACCAAAGAGGGGCGGCCGCAGATCCTGGAGATCAACACGCTGCCCGGTCTCACTCCGACGAGCCTCGTGCCCGACGCGTGCGGCTCGGTTGGTATTTCGTACGAAGCGCTGGTCGATCGGCTCGTCGGCTACGCGCTCGCGCGCCGCGACGTAAGGGATGTCGCCTAG
- the murB gene encoding UDP-N-acetylmuramate dehydrogenase, which yields MSLTNALATESLLSTADRAALLETFGARVKFDEPLAPYTSWRIGGPADAFAVAESEAEIAAVMARCFKRKLPWFVLGGGSNVLIGDGGLRGIVLRLGGAFKAIEAHTDAARVLVDAGASAEMAAVTSRAASLGAVGIGSLAGIPGTVGGSLRMNAGTDREIGEFVRELWVQSPAKPQPHAVTVQYFYRHTSLARDAIVARVNLAFDRGDPKRVREEMRSRLVRRKSTQPIALPNAGSCFRNPPGDKAARLIEAAGAKGWRVGGAEVSELHANFINNVGGASAKDVATLLARVRRAVFDRFRVELQLEVHLVGVFIDET from the coding sequence ATGAGTCTCACCAACGCGCTCGCGACGGAGTCGCTGCTCTCGACGGCGGATCGGGCGGCGCTGCTGGAAACGTTCGGCGCGCGCGTGAAATTCGATGAACCGCTCGCGCCGTACACGTCGTGGAGGATCGGCGGGCCGGCGGACGCCTTTGCCGTCGCGGAAAGCGAAGCGGAAATCGCGGCGGTGATGGCACGGTGTTTCAAACGCAAACTCCCCTGGTTCGTGCTCGGCGGCGGCAGCAACGTGCTGATCGGCGACGGCGGTCTGCGCGGAATCGTGCTGCGGCTGGGCGGTGCGTTCAAGGCGATCGAGGCGCACACCGATGCGGCGCGCGTGCTGGTCGATGCCGGCGCTTCGGCCGAGATGGCGGCGGTCACCTCCCGCGCGGCCTCGCTCGGCGCGGTCGGCATCGGGTCGCTCGCGGGTATTCCCGGCACGGTCGGCGGCTCGCTGCGCATGAACGCGGGAACCGATCGTGAGATCGGCGAGTTCGTGCGCGAGCTGTGGGTGCAAAGTCCGGCCAAGCCGCAACCGCACGCCGTGACCGTGCAGTATTTCTACCGGCATACCTCGCTGGCGCGCGATGCGATCGTGGCGCGCGTGAATCTCGCGTTCGATCGCGGCGATCCCAAGCGCGTGCGCGAGGAGATGCGCTCGCGCTTGGTGCGCCGTAAGAGCACGCAGCCGATCGCGCTCCCCAACGCGGGCTCCTGCTTCCGCAATCCGCCCGGCGACAAGGCGGCGCGGTTGATCGAAGCAGCCGGGGCTAAGGGATGGCGGGTCGGCGGCGCGGAAGTCTCGGAGCTCCACGCCAACTTCATCAACAACGTCGGGGGAGCCAGTGCCAAGGATGTCGCAACGCTTCTTGCGCGCGTGCGCCGAGCCGTTTTCGATCGATTTAGGGTCGAATTGCAACTGGAAGTTCATTTGGTCGGTGTCTTCATCGATGAGACATGA
- a CDS encoding HisA/HisF-related TIM barrel protein, whose protein sequence is MIVIPALDLLGGKCVRMEAGDIATSTVYAEDPVAQAKTFVSQGAQRLHVIDLDAAFGHGDNMGVVSAICKAVEVPVEVGGGIRTVDKAQQRIDAGASEIVIGTMLVDDERSARAIIGRFGERVIAGIDVRGKHVATHGWQESRPVDRDSLVKRVAMWGIKRIIFTEIRRDGLGEGYDIEALREVAAVADLKITANGGARTIDDLRALKTQAPPAVDSCIVASAIYKGTIKLPDAIAAVK, encoded by the coding sequence ATGATCGTCATCCCGGCACTGGATCTGCTGGGTGGGAAATGCGTGCGCATGGAGGCGGGCGATATCGCTACCTCGACCGTGTATGCCGAGGATCCGGTCGCGCAGGCGAAGACGTTCGTGTCGCAAGGCGCGCAGCGTCTGCACGTGATCGACTTGGACGCGGCGTTCGGGCATGGCGACAACATGGGCGTGGTGAGCGCGATCTGCAAAGCCGTCGAGGTGCCGGTGGAGGTGGGCGGCGGCATTCGCACCGTCGACAAGGCACAGCAACGGATCGACGCGGGCGCGTCCGAAATCGTGATCGGCACGATGCTGGTAGACGACGAGCGCAGCGCGCGCGCGATCATCGGGCGCTTCGGCGAGCGCGTGATCGCCGGGATCGACGTACGGGGCAAACACGTCGCGACGCACGGCTGGCAAGAGAGCCGGCCGGTCGACCGCGATTCGCTGGTGAAACGCGTCGCGATGTGGGGGATCAAGCGGATCATCTTCACGGAAATTCGCCGCGACGGATTGGGCGAAGGCTACGACATCGAGGCACTGCGCGAAGTCGCGGCCGTCGCCGACCTGAAGATCACCGCCAACGGCGGGGCACGCACGATCGACGACCTGCGCGCGCTCAAAACGCAGGCGCCGCCGGCGGTCGACTCGTGCATCGTCGCGAGCGCGATTTACAAGGGAACGATCAAACTCCCCGACGCTATCGCCGCCGTCAAATAA